The Nisaea sp. genome includes a region encoding these proteins:
- a CDS encoding SDR family NAD(P)-dependent oxidoreductase encodes MTSAPETLIDLLDQRAESSTGKYHFLKDGRDVTATTGYAPLRNHAQAVANRLRQHVAEGSRALLLYPPGLDVLPAFFGCLNAGIVAVPVPPPDGVRLKHSLPRLQGIVADAEAEVILTTAGLQQDLEARLSETMPQVHWIATDVLEPADVPDFERPDITPESIAYLQYTSGSTSAPRGVMLSHGNVLANLAYLQQGFACDADSVCVTWMPYFHDYGLVEGLLQPMFSGADCYVLSPLTLLKRPIRWLEAMDRFGGTHTHAPNFAYELCLERITVEQRETLDLSRWRVAGNGAEPVRAETLRRFTEAFVPQAFRAETFYPAYGMAEATLFVTARAHDRSPHASRLSAQALEQNRVVPADDAEPKSTTRTVVSCGVPRPGTDLRIVDPATGRTCPPDTVGELWISSPSVGLGYWQRPEETKATFRACLTDSPDAGPFLRTGDLGFLKDGELHITGRLKDLIVVAGVNHYPQDIEWTVLDACPDLRREHCAAFSVERDAEERLIILAEAGKRTKDWEEAFGIIRQAVARSHGLATAEILILERGQIRKTSSGKVQRRACRQASLDNELKCVARWSREQASSARTDRPTGPELRDWLSRELGGMLSVAPETIDQQAPFAELGLDSRSAVALVAALENHLGSATLDPTLLWQHPTIEALSDRLSGAEAKPVHAPADSTASPTSEKASAIAIIGLACRLPGAPNANAYWDLLSNGTCAVRTDPRLPGVEAGFLEGIESFDASFFGLSESEARSMDPQQRILLEVAWHSLEHAGLPADRLEGTRAGVFVGISSADFAFDQFSRSDAEGLMNAYSSTGIAFSMAANRLSYHLDLRGPSMAIDTACSSSLVAVHQACQSLRGGECDVALAGGVNIIGGPHLQLALERAGMLSPNWRSRTFAFNADGYVRGEGCGMVVLKPLAAAERDGDRVLAVIRGSAVNQDGRSNGLTAPNPLAQQSVIRDALKSSGLEAADIDFVETHGTGTRLGDPIEVGALQSVLDQARPSERPCLLGSAKANIGHLEAAAGIAGLIKSVLCLRHGEVPAQPNLDTVNPLINLDDSALEIPRVSTGLPESARAAVSSFGFGGTNANVVLEQAPDRARPELEQAAPPPYLLTLSARDPHALRDLAGRYAALCREEVPAIEAEQLCRAAAMHRPHLDHRLAVIGNSPRDFAERLEAIAAGEGDLHRMPVNPPSVAFLFTGQGSQSLDMGRSLYGRHAGFRATLDRCDQVLANMLDRSLLSVMFGKDEDLLEQTAYTQPALFALEYALAELWRDWGIRPTALLGHSVGEYVAACIAGVFDLEAGLQLIAERARLIQGLPLDGAMLAVMAEEAQLAEFAALHADDISVAAVNGPHNTVLSGRRKTLARVQEKLESTGLHSRFLPVSHAFHSPLIDPIMEQFREAASRFDFEAPAIPLVSNLDGKVMEAAPDEDYWTRHLRGAVRFADGMGSLAADHRVFLEIGPKPLLTALGAQCVDAPDALWLPSLRNGAEDWSSITESLSSLYTAGITPDWAAFHGSSSGQVTPTLPSYPFRNQSFPLPPRPEHGDAAAPVRTALASRLAEPHHAGTITAVPVEEWGFVPRWKQVSAAPREDHDTSEWLLLADKSGTAKALAKTLKKAGDSVTVIAGPAPDSLPDGAGPLNIMCLWSLDLNAPDRMTDAEVSGVISALTIRLTGLAQNLAAQADRPLKLYLVSRQAFAMADTALPKAGNGLLQSFVWGLGRSLRHEHPDWDLSLIDVDGSPREAASQLFAEISSTQRGNEILWRQEKAAPVRFELTLEAEPLPRPVKAPERDGTWLVTGGLGRLGQHMAERLVERGVRHLALISRSTPKGDTAKRIEEWRTRGIEIQIGAIDVTDAPALSAFVDTLPAHWPPLTGILHAAGILDDGVLHQQSAERVLAVMAPKVLGGWALHRLAANHPIRHFMLISSASGLLGNPGQTAYGAANSMLDALALYRRCRGLPAQSICWSAWADASRDAALADRLARHGLAPIETAQGLEAMDRATALDLPHVAILPRRNGARLAHPLLDGSPLQSGEPHPANTASDSRLTTQLRMLAPEERLDRLTAYILEQTGEVAHTGTEAPDADRGFFDQGLDSMNAIELRNRLQTGLGGVLPATLAFDYPTPKRLAQHLLERAGLDSADRTVAATAKNTDADTGDGIAILSLGCRIPGGVNNPETFWTLLEDGVDAITEIPGNRWNVDRYYSADPETPGTIQTRHGGFIDNIDLFDPGFFGISPREATHLDPQQRLLLEVCWETLERAGIPPSSLEGSQTGVFVGISTNDYLHRLNRAPNQIDAYLGTGNALSVAANRLSFFLGLEGPSLAIDTACSSSLVALHQACMSLRSGETDLAIGGGVNLLLDPTVSINHSRARMLAPDGHCKAFAAEADGFVRSEGCGLVVLKRLSDAVRDGDRIMAVIRGSAVNQDGRTSGLTVPNGPAQERVIRRALDQAGLMPEQIDYVEAHGTGTALGDPIEAGALDAVFGAKDRDRPLTIGSVKSNIGHLESAAGVAGLQKIVLSLANGAIPPSLHSANRNPNIDWARVGLRLPEGTEPWPTSGAVRRAGVSSFGFGGTNAHLVVEQAPEPASRQIPEFSQYLLPLSAKNRPALRQLAQSVLETLKVSPAPLADLCFTAACGRDHFPHRLALLGSDKPALIAALENWLEGRSDEGAIARDGAVTRQRSTAEKISAGHAGPVAWRILAGRYADGENPDWSALYAGLPLRRTDLPGHPFERQRYWVEAENERLSASPATYKVNWELVAPATEESAPPRGNWLILADESGMGQALANELEARGGDDMRCTLIFKAPLNGHRRNLVPGDEAAARALLGELGPLEGIVHLWSLDGSGTDGLTSKSLIDETGGGLASLPPLTRALLELPDPPRLWLLTRDAVDACPEDRLEGLAHAQIWGFGRSIALEAPHIWGGLIDLPLSDDLPRTASRIADALTSKEGENEAALRDGQFLVPRLRSAEPVPQHTVSIRADASYLITGGFGSLGRAIGLWLAQQGAGRILLTGRQGAQSAVAREHVTALQDLGATVETAALDVSDAESLAALIAEWGQNGPPLRGVIHAAGIGEARNLADLTWPDCAAVITGKAGGAWALHTATAGEKLDFFLSCGSIAGLWGGQKQASYAAANTFLDGLAAFRRARGLCGASLDLGPLSDTGMVNEETGRELHRMGLEPFPADRLLERLPELLNPAETCTALVTADWARFAELYRSQRPTGLFDPVLTDRATPQASPEPTSVTREVSQNRKEPDQSPRDWLAATMSEVLRIPPDRLATDTPLPMLGLDSLLAIEIRTLIERELGLTIGLPDLLGSHSLNDLAERLARNLPAGAAPHESDNTWIAGQI; translated from the coding sequence GTGACATCAGCCCCCGAAACCCTGATCGACCTGCTCGACCAGCGCGCGGAATCATCGACCGGGAAATATCATTTCCTGAAGGATGGCCGGGATGTCACGGCAACCACCGGGTACGCCCCGCTTCGCAACCATGCTCAAGCAGTCGCCAACCGGCTGAGGCAGCATGTGGCTGAAGGCAGCCGGGCGCTGCTGCTCTATCCGCCGGGACTCGATGTCCTTCCCGCCTTTTTCGGGTGCCTGAATGCCGGCATCGTCGCGGTTCCGGTGCCGCCGCCGGACGGCGTTCGGCTGAAGCATTCCCTGCCTCGCCTTCAAGGCATCGTCGCGGACGCGGAAGCCGAAGTCATTCTGACGACCGCAGGTCTGCAGCAGGATCTCGAGGCCCGGCTGAGCGAGACCATGCCGCAGGTGCACTGGATCGCGACAGACGTGCTGGAACCGGCCGACGTACCGGATTTTGAACGGCCCGACATCACGCCAGAAAGCATCGCCTATCTGCAATACACATCCGGCTCCACCTCCGCACCGCGCGGCGTCATGCTTTCGCACGGGAATGTGCTCGCCAATCTGGCCTACTTGCAGCAGGGCTTCGCGTGCGACGCGGACAGTGTCTGTGTGACCTGGATGCCCTATTTCCACGATTACGGTCTGGTTGAAGGTTTGCTGCAGCCCATGTTCAGCGGCGCAGATTGCTACGTTCTCTCGCCGCTCACGCTGCTGAAGCGCCCTATCCGCTGGCTGGAGGCGATGGACCGGTTCGGCGGCACCCATACCCATGCCCCCAATTTCGCCTACGAACTCTGCCTGGAACGCATAACCGTGGAGCAACGCGAGACGCTCGACCTGTCACGCTGGCGGGTCGCCGGCAATGGTGCTGAGCCGGTTCGCGCAGAGACCCTGCGCCGTTTCACCGAGGCTTTCGTGCCGCAGGCCTTCCGGGCCGAGACATTCTATCCGGCCTACGGAATGGCAGAGGCGACACTTTTTGTCACCGCCCGCGCCCACGACCGAAGCCCACATGCATCGCGCCTGAGCGCCCAGGCCCTGGAACAGAACCGCGTGGTTCCGGCCGATGACGCAGAACCCAAGAGCACGACACGCACGGTTGTGAGCTGTGGCGTACCCCGGCCCGGGACCGACCTGCGGATCGTCGATCCCGCGACCGGGCGAACATGCCCGCCCGATACGGTTGGTGAGCTCTGGATCTCAAGTCCCAGCGTGGGGCTCGGCTACTGGCAGCGTCCCGAGGAAACCAAGGCGACATTCCGGGCCTGCCTGACCGACAGCCCCGACGCCGGCCCGTTCCTGCGGACAGGCGATCTCGGCTTCCTCAAAGATGGCGAACTCCACATCACCGGGCGCCTGAAAGATCTCATCGTTGTCGCGGGTGTAAACCACTACCCCCAGGATATCGAATGGACCGTTCTGGACGCCTGCCCCGATCTCCGGCGAGAGCATTGCGCGGCATTCTCTGTGGAACGGGATGCCGAGGAACGCCTAATCATTCTCGCCGAGGCGGGAAAGCGCACGAAGGACTGGGAGGAGGCATTCGGCATAATCCGTCAGGCGGTGGCCCGGAGCCATGGTCTGGCGACCGCTGAAATTCTGATCCTTGAGCGCGGGCAGATCCGCAAAACCTCCAGCGGCAAAGTTCAGCGCCGCGCCTGCAGGCAGGCTTCCCTCGACAATGAGCTCAAGTGCGTTGCCCGTTGGAGCCGGGAGCAAGCGTCCAGCGCTCGGACTGATCGTCCGACTGGCCCCGAGCTTCGGGACTGGCTGAGCCGAGAGCTCGGTGGGATGCTGTCAGTTGCACCCGAGACGATCGACCAGCAGGCTCCATTCGCGGAACTCGGCCTCGACTCCCGCTCTGCCGTCGCCCTTGTTGCGGCATTGGAAAACCATCTCGGCAGCGCGACACTTGACCCAACCCTGCTCTGGCAACATCCGACAATCGAGGCGCTATCCGACCGGCTGAGCGGCGCTGAAGCGAAACCGGTGCACGCCCCGGCCGACTCCACCGCCAGTCCGACATCGGAAAAAGCATCCGCTATCGCGATCATCGGCCTTGCCTGTCGTCTGCCCGGCGCTCCCAATGCCAATGCCTATTGGGATCTCCTTAGCAACGGAACCTGCGCCGTTCGGACGGACCCGCGCCTTCCCGGCGTGGAGGCCGGGTTTCTCGAGGGTATTGAAAGCTTCGATGCGTCCTTCTTCGGTCTTTCAGAGAGCGAAGCCCGAAGCATGGACCCGCAGCAGCGCATCCTGCTCGAAGTGGCCTGGCATTCTCTGGAACATGCCGGATTACCGGCGGATCGACTGGAAGGCACGCGGGCCGGCGTGTTCGTTGGAATTTCCTCGGCGGATTTCGCCTTCGATCAGTTCAGCCGGAGTGACGCCGAGGGATTGATGAACGCCTACAGCAGCACCGGCATCGCCTTCAGCATGGCGGCCAACCGGCTTTCCTACCACCTCGATCTGCGCGGGCCGAGCATGGCGATCGACACGGCCTGTTCCTCCTCGCTCGTCGCCGTACACCAGGCATGCCAGAGCCTCCGCGGCGGGGAATGCGACGTCGCACTTGCAGGCGGCGTCAACATCATCGGCGGCCCGCATCTCCAGCTAGCTCTCGAGCGTGCGGGCATGCTCTCCCCGAACTGGAGAAGCCGAACCTTCGCTTTCAATGCGGACGGTTATGTGCGCGGCGAGGGCTGCGGCATGGTGGTCCTCAAGCCACTCGCCGCCGCCGAGCGCGACGGCGACCGCGTACTGGCCGTGATCCGCGGCTCGGCGGTCAACCAGGACGGTCGCAGCAACGGGCTCACCGCTCCCAATCCGCTGGCCCAGCAAAGCGTGATCCGGGACGCGCTCAAATCCTCCGGGCTGGAAGCCGCCGACATCGATTTCGTTGAAACTCACGGTACCGGAACCCGGCTCGGAGACCCCATCGAAGTCGGCGCCCTGCAGTCGGTTCTCGATCAGGCGCGACCAAGCGAACGGCCATGCCTGCTCGGCTCCGCCAAGGCCAATATTGGCCATCTGGAAGCTGCGGCCGGAATCGCCGGACTAATCAAAAGCGTGCTCTGTCTCCGCCATGGCGAAGTCCCGGCGCAACCGAACCTCGATACGGTCAATCCACTGATAAATCTGGATGATTCCGCACTGGAGATACCGCGCGTTTCGACAGGCCTGCCGGAGAGTGCGCGAGCGGCAGTCAGCTCTTTCGGCTTCGGTGGCACCAACGCGAATGTGGTTCTGGAGCAGGCCCCGGATCGGGCACGACCGGAGCTGGAACAGGCCGCGCCGCCGCCGTATCTTCTGACGCTCTCCGCCCGCGATCCACACGCGCTGCGCGACCTCGCCGGCCGATACGCGGCCCTGTGCCGCGAAGAGGTCCCGGCGATCGAAGCGGAACAACTCTGCCGTGCCGCAGCCATGCACCGCCCCCATCTCGATCATCGGCTCGCGGTCATTGGCAACTCGCCCCGCGATTTCGCCGAACGGCTGGAAGCGATCGCCGCCGGTGAGGGCGATCTTCACCGGATGCCGGTCAACCCGCCGTCCGTTGCCTTCCTCTTCACCGGGCAGGGCTCCCAGTCTCTCGATATGGGACGATCCCTCTACGGGCGCCATGCAGGCTTTCGCGCGACCCTGGATCGCTGCGATCAGGTGCTCGCAAACATGCTGGACCGTTCCCTGCTATCGGTCATGTTCGGCAAGGACGAGGATCTGCTGGAGCAGACTGCCTATACCCAGCCCGCCCTCTTCGCGCTCGAATATGCGCTGGCCGAACTCTGGCGCGACTGGGGCATCCGGCCGACGGCTCTTTTGGGCCACAGCGTCGGCGAATATGTAGCCGCCTGCATCGCGGGTGTCTTCGATCTGGAGGCAGGGCTGCAGCTGATAGCGGAACGCGCCCGGCTCATTCAGGGATTGCCACTCGACGGCGCCATGCTGGCCGTAATGGCGGAAGAAGCACAGCTCGCTGAATTCGCCGCGCTGCATGCCGACGATATCTCGGTCGCCGCCGTCAACGGACCCCACAATACCGTGCTCTCAGGGCGGCGCAAAACCCTGGCGCGGGTTCAGGAGAAACTGGAGAGCACGGGCCTTCACAGCCGGTTTCTCCCGGTCTCCCATGCCTTTCATTCTCCGCTGATCGATCCGATCATGGAGCAGTTCCGCGAGGCCGCTTCCCGTTTCGATTTCGAAGCGCCCGCGATCCCGCTGGTCAGCAATCTCGACGGCAAGGTTATGGAGGCGGCTCCCGATGAGGATTACTGGACGCGCCATCTGCGCGGCGCAGTGCGCTTTGCCGATGGTATGGGAAGCCTGGCGGCAGATCACCGCGTCTTTCTCGAAATCGGCCCCAAGCCCCTGCTGACCGCGCTCGGCGCGCAATGTGTCGACGCTCCTGACGCGCTTTGGCTGCCGAGCCTGCGCAATGGTGCGGAGGATTGGTCCTCAATCACGGAAAGCCTCTCATCGCTCTATACCGCCGGCATCACGCCGGACTGGGCGGCCTTCCATGGCAGCTCTTCCGGGCAGGTGACTCCGACGCTCCCGTCATACCCGTTTCGCAATCAAAGCTTTCCACTGCCGCCACGACCGGAACATGGCGATGCCGCTGCGCCCGTGCGCACAGCCTTGGCTTCCAGGCTCGCCGAGCCGCATCACGCAGGAACAATCACAGCAGTTCCGGTAGAGGAATGGGGCTTCGTGCCGCGCTGGAAACAGGTTTCCGCCGCGCCACGCGAAGATCACGATACCTCCGAGTGGCTGCTTTTGGCCGACAAGAGCGGAACCGCGAAAGCTCTGGCGAAAACGCTCAAAAAGGCCGGTGACAGCGTTACCGTTATCGCCGGCCCGGCTCCGGATAGCCTTCCCGATGGAGCAGGCCCCTTGAACATCATGTGTCTCTGGTCGCTGGATCTGAACGCGCCCGACCGCATGACCGATGCAGAAGTCTCCGGCGTTATTTCCGCTCTCACCATTCGGCTTACCGGGCTGGCACAAAATCTGGCGGCGCAGGCTGACCGTCCGCTCAAACTCTATCTGGTCAGCCGTCAGGCTTTCGCCATGGCTGACACAGCGCTTCCGAAGGCGGGCAACGGACTACTGCAGTCCTTCGTCTGGGGACTCGGACGGAGCCTGCGGCACGAGCATCCAGACTGGGACCTCAGCCTGATCGATGTGGACGGATCCCCGCGCGAAGCCGCGTCTCAGCTTTTTGCCGAAATCAGCAGCACCCAGCGGGGGAACGAGATTCTCTGGCGCCAGGAAAAGGCCGCCCCCGTCCGGTTCGAGCTCACGCTTGAGGCTGAGCCACTACCGCGACCGGTGAAAGCGCCTGAGCGAGACGGAACATGGCTGGTAACCGGCGGCCTCGGCCGTCTCGGGCAACACATGGCCGAACGACTGGTAGAGCGAGGGGTACGGCATCTAGCGCTTATCTCCAGAAGCACACCAAAAGGAGACACTGCAAAGCGAATTGAAGAGTGGCGCACACGAGGCATCGAAATTCAGATCGGCGCCATCGATGTCACCGATGCGCCGGCACTCTCGGCATTCGTCGATACTCTGCCAGCACACTGGCCTCCTTTGACTGGGATCCTCCATGCAGCGGGCATCCTGGACGATGGAGTCCTGCATCAGCAATCCGCCGAGCGTGTGCTCGCCGTGATGGCGCCGAAGGTGCTGGGCGGCTGGGCACTCCACCGCCTCGCGGCCAATCACCCGATCCGGCATTTCATGCTGATTTCCTCCGCGAGCGGGTTGCTCGGCAATCCGGGTCAGACCGCCTACGGAGCCGCGAACAGTATGCTGGATGCTCTCGCGCTTTATCGCCGCTGTCGCGGGCTTCCAGCTCAGAGTATCTGCTGGAGTGCCTGGGCTGACGCCTCCCGTGACGCGGCTCTGGCCGACAGACTGGCGCGCCACGGGCTTGCTCCAATCGAGACGGCTCAGGGCCTTGAAGCGATGGATCGAGCGACCGCGCTCGACCTGCCCCATGTGGCGATATTGCCCAGACGAAACGGTGCCCGTCTCGCCCATCCTCTGCTTGATGGCTCCCCACTTCAATCGGGTGAACCGCACCCCGCAAACACTGCCTCGGACAGCCGTCTGACGACGCAATTGCGCATGCTGGCGCCCGAAGAACGACTGGACCGTCTCACGGCCTACATCCTCGAGCAGACCGGCGAGGTTGCCCATACCGGAACGGAGGCACCGGACGCCGATCGCGGGTTCTTCGATCAGGGCCTCGACTCGATGAATGCAATCGAGTTGCGCAATCGTCTGCAGACCGGTCTCGGCGGCGTCCTTCCGGCAACCCTCGCGTTCGATTACCCGACCCCGAAACGGTTAGCGCAGCACTTGCTGGAACGCGCCGGGCTCGACAGTGCGGACCGGACCGTCGCGGCCACGGCCAAAAACACTGACGCGGATACCGGGGACGGGATCGCCATCCTTTCTCTTGGGTGCCGCATACCGGGCGGAGTCAATAATCCAGAAACGTTCTGGACACTTCTCGAGGACGGCGTCGACGCAATCACGGAAATTCCGGGGAACCGCTGGAACGTTGATCGGTATTACAGCGCCGATCCCGAAACGCCCGGAACAATCCAGACGCGCCATGGCGGCTTCATCGACAACATCGATCTTTTCGATCCGGGGTTCTTCGGGATCTCACCGCGCGAGGCGACGCATCTCGACCCGCAGCAGCGTCTCTTGCTGGAGGTTTGCTGGGAAACACTGGAACGCGCGGGCATTCCGCCGAGCAGCCTCGAAGGCAGCCAGACCGGCGTTTTCGTCGGCATCAGCACGAACGATTACCTGCATCGCCTGAACCGTGCGCCCAACCAGATCGACGCCTATCTCGGCACCGGTAACGCACTCAGTGTAGCGGCCAACCGGCTGTCCTTCTTCCTCGGCCTGGAAGGGCCCAGCCTGGCCATCGATACCGCCTGCTCCTCCTCGCTGGTCGCGCTTCACCAAGCCTGCATGAGCCTCCGGAGCGGGGAGACGGATCTGGCAATCGGCGGCGGCGTCAACCTGCTGCTCGACCCGACCGTCAGCATCAACCATTCACGCGCCCGGATGCTGGCGCCTGACGGGCACTGCAAGGCATTCGCCGCCGAGGCCGACGGTTTTGTCCGCTCCGAAGGCTGTGGCCTGGTGGTGTTGAAACGCCTATCGGATGCAGTGCGCGACGGTGACCGGATCATGGCCGTAATCCGGGGCTCCGCCGTCAACCAGGACGGCCGCACGAGCGGCCTGACGGTTCCGAACGGACCGGCGCAGGAGCGGGTCATCCGCCGGGCCCTAGACCAAGCCGGCCTCATGCCGGAGCAGATCGACTATGTCGAAGCGCACGGCACCGGGACCGCCCTCGGTGACCCGATCGAGGCCGGGGCGCTGGATGCCGTGTTTGGCGCGAAAGACCGGGACCGCCCGCTGACCATCGGGTCTGTTAAATCGAATATCGGCCATCTGGAATCCGCCGCCGGAGTGGCTGGATTGCAGAAAATCGTGCTGTCCCTCGCCAATGGTGCAATTCCGCCCAGCCTGCATAGCGCCAACCGCAATCCCAATATCGATTGGGCGCGTGTCGGGCTGCGCCTGCCTGAAGGCACCGAGCCCTGGCCAACATCGGGTGCAGTGCGGCGGGCGGGCGTAAGTTCTTTCGGCTTCGGCGGCACCAATGCTCATCTGGTTGTCGAGCAGGCGCCAGAACCCGCTTCACGCCAAATTCCGGAGTTCAGCCAATACCTGCTGCCCCTCTCGGCGAAAAACCGCCCGGCACTCCGCCAGCTTGCGCAGAGCGTTCTGGAAACGCTGAAGGTAAGCCCGGCGCCGCTTGCCGATCTTTGTTTCACGGCAGCTTGCGGACGCGACCATTTCCCCCACCGCCTCGCCCTTCTCGGCAGCGATAAACCTGCGCTGATCGCAGCGCTGGAAAACTGGCTGGAAGGCCGAAGCGACGAAGGCGCTATTGCGCGTGACGGCGCAGTCACACGGCAACGCTCCACAGCGGAGAAAATCTCTGCCGGTCATGCCGGTCCCGTTGCCTGGCGCATCCTGGCAGGACGCTACGCCGACGGCGAGAACCCGGACTGGTCAGCGCTTTATGCCGGATTACCGCTGCGCCGCACCGATCTACCGGGCCACCCCTTCGAGCGGCAACGCTACTGGGTCGAGGCCGAAAACGAGCGGCTTAGCGCATCGCCCGCTACCTACAAGGTGAATTGGGAACTCGTCGCGCCAGCCACGGAAGAGTCCGCTCCTCCGCGTGGCAACTGGCTGATCCTGGCTGACGAGAGCGGCATGGGGCAGGCGTTGGCAAATGAGCTTGAAGCACGCGGCGGTGACGATATGCGCTGTACGTTGATCTTCAAAGCGCCCCTCAACGGACATCGCCGCAACCTCGTTCCGGGAGACGAGGCCGCCGCGCGCGCTCTGCTGGGGGAGTTGGGACCGCTTGAGGGCATTGTCCATCTCTGGAGCCTCGACGGCTCGGGCACCGACGGCCTGACATCCAAAAGCCTCATCGATGAGACGGGCGGCGGTCTCGCAAGCCTGCCGCCGCTGACGCGCGCCTTGCTGGAGCTCCCTGATCCGCCCCGGCTCTGGCTGCTGACACGCGACGCGGTCGACGCATGTCCGGAAGACCGGCTCGAAGGTCTGGCCCATGCGCAGATCTGGGGCTTTGGCCGTAGCATTGCGCTGGAAGCGCCGCACATCTGGGGCGGGTTGATCGACCTCCCACTCTCGGACGACTTGCCTCGGACGGCATCCCGGATAGCGGATGCACTAACCAGCAAGGAAGGCGAAAACGAAGCAGCCCTGCGGGACGGACAGTTCCTCGTACCGCGGCTCCGCTCTGCAGAACCGGTCCCACAGCACACAGTCTCCATCCGGGCCGATGCGAGTTATCTCATCACCGGTGGTTTCGGCAGCCTTGGCCGTGCCATCGGCCTTTGGCTGGCGCAGCAGGGAGCGGGGCGCATCCTGCTGACAGGGCGCCAAGGCGCACAATCAGCGGTCGCGCGCGAGCATGTAACGGCACTTCAGGATCTGGGCGCCACCGTGGAAACGGCCGCACTCGATGTCTCCGATGCGGAATCCCTGGCCGCGCTGATCGCGGAGTGGGGGCAGAACGGCCCGCCTCTCCGGGGCGTGATCCATGCCGCCGGCATCGGAGAGGCTCGAAACCTTGCCGACCTGACCTGGCCAGATTGTGCCGCCGTGATCACCGGGAAGGCCGGTGGTGCCTGGGCGCTCCACACTGCAACAGCCGGAGAGAAACTGGATTTTTTCCTCAGCTGCGGATCGATCGCGGGGCTCTGGGGTGGACAAAAACAAGCCTCTTACGCAGCAGCGAACACATTCCTCGACGGGTTGGCAGCCTTCCGCCGTGCCCGGGGTCTTTGCGGCGCGAGCCTCGATCTCGGCCCCCTATCGGACACCGGCATGGTGAACGAAGAGACTGGTCGCGAATTGCACCGGATGGGTCTTGAACCATTCCCGGCGGACCGCCTCCTAGAACGACTCCCAGAGCTTTTGAACCCGGCGGAGACCTGCACAGCACTCGTTACCGCAGACTGGGCGCGTTTCGCGGAGCTCTATCGCAGTCAAAGGCCCACGGGCTTGTTCGACCCGGTTCTCACCGACAGGGCGACGCCACAAGCCTCACCGGAACCGACCTCCGTCACTCGCGAGGTCTCGCAAAATCGCAAAGAGCCGGATCAGTCACCCCGCGACTGGCTTGCGGCCACCATGAGCGAAGTTCTGCGCATTCCGCCGGACCGGCTCGCCACCGACACACCGCTGCCGATGCTCGGGCTCGATTCCCTGCTCGCCATAGAAATCCGTACCCTCATTGAGCGGGAGCTCGGTTTGACAATCGGCCTGCCGGACCTTCTCGGCAGCCACAGCCTGAACGATCTGGCCGAGCGCCTTGCGCGGAATCTCCCGGCCGGAGCCGCCCCCCATGAATCAGACAACACGTGGATCGCAGGTCAGATATGA
- a CDS encoding 4'-phosphopantetheinyl transferase family protein → MVVGGHLSAFGQVLNDEERAKARRFHFPEDRRSYVCAHALTRCALEAASGTPAQDFTFRIGRYGKPEIDDEPEQGRLRFNLSHSRGLVCCAVTRERDVGVDVERVTRDADIDGLARQVFAADELAFLRQLEDSARRDAFFAIWTAKEAYTKAVGRGLSIPLDGISVCLDPPSLVIGPSLLGDPEAGEGEDWQVRLSQPIPGYTLAVAVRAGPSGRVLFRFLEVSPDALAALCCEPKGLHGALIEPVLT, encoded by the coding sequence ATGGTTGTCGGGGGACATCTCTCGGCATTCGGCCAGGTTCTCAATGATGAAGAGCGCGCCAAAGCCAGGCGCTTCCATTTTCCGGAGGACCGGCGGAGTTATGTTTGCGCGCATGCACTGACCAGATGCGCCCTCGAGGCTGCATCCGGGACCCCTGCGCAGGACTTTACCTTCCGAATTGGGCGCTACGGCAAACCGGAAATCGATGATGAGCCTGAGCAGGGCCGGTTGCGCTTTAACCTCTCGCATTCACGCGGGCTGGTTTGCTGTGCGGTCACCCGGGAGCGGGATGTTGGCGTCGATGTCGAGCGGGTTACCCGAGATGCCGATATCGATGGCCTGGCGCGCCAGGTTTTTGCGGCGGATGAGTTGGCTTTTCTCCGGCAGCTGGAAGACAGCGCGCGCCGCGATGCGTTCTTCGCAATCTGGACGGCGAAGGAGGCCTATACGAAAGCTGTCGGGCGGGGGCTTTCTATTCCGCTCGATGGTATTTCCGTTTGCCTCGATCCCCCGTCTCTCGTGATTGGACCGTCGCTGCTCGGTGATCCGGAAGCAGGCGAGGGGGAGGATTGGCAGGTCCGGCTGTCGCAGCCAATACCGGGATATACGCTGGCCGTGGCCGTTCGCGCCGGTCCCTCAGGCAGGGTGCTCTTCAGGTTCCTCGAGGTCAGCCCAGATGCGCTTGCCGCGCTGTGCTGCGAGCCGAAGGGATTGCACGGCGCACTCATTGAGCCTGTTCTTACGTAG